A window of Cohnella herbarum contains these coding sequences:
- the mreD gene encoding rod shape-determining protein MreD codes for MRINWVILCAIVLLIIENSVVPWLVPPGWSERLLPHLLFIMTLFVAGFGGRHTAFLFGLGFGLLQDLLSYGHLIGPYGFGMGLIGYLAGLAAERKSFTIGFFLWIVVVSGVLLDSIVYFVYKLFRITDLDYAFVFFWQVAPTALLQLLIALLMYIPVRRYLVKPSISSGEESLE; via the coding sequence ATGAGAATCAACTGGGTGATCTTGTGCGCGATCGTACTTCTGATCATTGAGAATTCCGTCGTTCCGTGGCTTGTTCCTCCCGGTTGGAGCGAAAGATTGCTCCCCCATCTGTTGTTTATTATGACCTTGTTCGTTGCCGGATTCGGCGGGCGCCATACCGCCTTTTTGTTCGGGCTCGGTTTCGGGCTGCTGCAGGATTTGTTGTCTTACGGCCACTTGATAGGTCCTTATGGCTTCGGTATGGGATTGATCGGCTATTTGGCCGGACTTGCTGCCGAGCGCAAAAGCTTCACGATCGGATTTTTCCTATGGATCGTAGTCGTAAGCGGCGTATTGCTAGATTCGATCGTATATTTCGTTTACAAGTTGTTTCGGATTACGGATCTCGATTATGCCTTCGTTTTTTTCTGGCAAGTGGCGCCAACCGCTCTGCTTCAACTGTTGATCGCACTCCTGATGTATATTCCGGTTCGTCGTTACCTGGTCAAGCCTTCGATTTCCTCCGGAGAAGAGAGCTTGGAATAA